The Alphaproteobacteria bacterium 33-17 genomic sequence TATTCAGCAGTAACAAAAACTGTGTACATCCTCATTTAGTTTTCTAAGGATAATTTGAAATTATTAGATAAGAGGTAGTATTATGAAGTTTTTCAAGTGGGTTGAATCAAAGATTTCTGGAAAGAAAGAAGAGAATCAAGATAAAATAGACAATGCAAAAGATAAGGCATCGGAGAACATTCATAATATTAAAGAAGATATTAAAGATGCAGCTCATGATTTTAAAGAAGATGCTAAAGAACTTGCTAGTTCTGTTAGAGATATTGCTGAAGGCAAATATGAGCAAGTTAAAGAAGCAATCAACAAAGGCTGGGTAGATATTAACAGCAAAGATGAGAACGGTGATAATATGCTTATCCACTCTCTTAAAGCTGGTCAGGAAAAAATTTCAGAATTTTTAATCAAATCAGGCATCGAAACCAAAGCTAACCATGCATTAGAAGTGGCAAAAGAATACAAACAAGATTTTGCTGCTAAATTAATTGAAGTGCAAGATAAGCTTGTTGATTATAAAGAACATGCTAAAGACGTATTCGAGGCTATAAAAGTAGATAGTAAAGATTATTTGCAAAAAGCGATCGATAAAGGTGCTGATTTAGAAGAAAAATTTGAAGAAGGCGAAACAGCTTTACTTCGTGCAGTACGTGAGAAGAAATTTGAACTTGCAGAAGTGCTTGTTAAAAACGGTGCTGATGTAAATGTCGAAGATGCATCAGGTCACACACCTTTGTACTATGCTGTCGCATATGATAATGGTAACGTAAAATCAATATTACTAGAAAACGGTGCAAACCCATACGTAAATATTGATGGAAAAACTGTTTTGGTAGTTGATAATGCTCAAGAAATTGATTACTTAAACCCTGTTTATGAAGCAGCGAATGGTCACACAGATACATTAAAAACTATCTTAAATTATGATCATTCTAAAATTGAAAATACAAATGGTATGGGTGATACACCACTCTTAGTTGCGCTTAAAACAGGTCATTTTGATACAGCTAAATTTCTGGTAGACAATGGTGCAAATATCTATGCTGCTGACAAGTTTGGAATTACTCCAGTTGATTATGCAAGATTTGAGCATATTGATTTAGATGAATCATTTATATGCTTAGAATCAGCAGATTATTTACTTTAATTTGAGTATCTAATCAAAAAGGGTTGTGGTAAATTATTTATCATAACCCTTTTTTGCATTTAAAAGCAGGTACGAATATGCTTAATAGTTTTATAAAAGCTGTAATGATAGGATTTGCTATTGCTGCACCTGTAGGACCTATAGGAATTCTTTGTATTCGGAAAACCCTGGAAAGCGGGCTTAAAGGCGCAATATTAGTAGGTCTTGGTGCATCTATTGCATTAAGTATTTATGGACTGATAGCAGGTCTGGGAATGAGTGCTATAACAAATATTCTTATAGAGAAAGAAGGGGTAATTAAAGTTGTAGGCGGACTTCTTTTATTATACTTAGCATACAGAGAATGTAATACAAAACCTTCTAATAAAGAAGCAAGTGTAAAAGCAAAATCAGATTTACAAACTATACTGGCAGTCACTTTTCTTACTCTAACTAGCCCCATGACTATAATAAGTTTTATAGGCATTTTTGCCTCAATAAACACAGGAGCAATTGCTATTCTAGATGTAATAATAATGGTGCTTGGTATATTTGTTGGTAGTATGTGCTGGTGGTTTATCCTTGGAGGCGTAATATCCAAAATTAAACACAAACTCCCAGAAATTTGGTTAAGCCGCATTAAATATATTGCAGCGATAATTTTAGCAGGTTTTGGTCTGTATTCATTACTTCAGGGATTGAAACTTTTCTAATGGCAGTGGTTATGCTCGTGTTTGTAAGGAGTTATTAAATCGCTCCCATAAATTTTTATAAACTCTTCATCAAGAGCAATATCTTTAGGCTTGCCTTGGCAGCAAATATGCTGATTTAGGCAAATTACTCTATCAGTATTTTTCATAACAAAATTAAGGTCATGGGAAGATAAAATAATTGAAATTTTGCGTTCCTCTTTTACTTCTAAAAGTTTTTTATAAAACTCTTTCACGCCTTCAACATCAAGCCCTTGGGTCGGTTCATCAAGTACTAATAAATCAGGATTGTTCATAATGCTTCTTGCAAATAATACTCTTTGTAGCTCGCCGCCAGAAAGTTTCTTAATATCTTTATTTAAAAAATTAGAAACGTTACTATCAATATTTTTGCCATATAGGTTTAAAAATTCTTTAACCGTAATGGGCGGAATGTTAGCAATATCAAATTTTTGCGGAACATATCCAATTTTAAGATTAGGCTTTTTGATGATTTTGCCTGAAGTAGGTAAATATTTTCCAATAATTGTTTTTACTAAACTTGACTTGCCACTACCATTAGGACCAATAATTGTAATTATTTCTTGGCTATCAATAGCAAAGCTGATATTCTCCAAAATACTTTTTCCCTGTACTTTAAGAGACAAATTTTTAACTTCTAAAAGGTGAGTCATGTTCAAAATATTATTAATAATTTTGTCAGCAGTATTACCCATAAATTTGGCATATGCAAATGATAATTTTAAAATCGCAACTACAATAAGGCCTCTTGAGCTTATAATAAAAGATGTTGTAGGAAATGATGCTGAAGTTTTTTCTATATTATCAGATAATTATAATCCTCACGGTTCAATGGTGAGCATGAGTAAAGTTAAAATGCTTGGTGAGGCAAAAATTTTATTTATTATTTCTAAGTCATTTGATAAGGGTGCTGCGAAGTTTACAAATGTTAAAACTGTTGAGCTGGGTCTAGATAGTAGACTGAAAATTATAGAAAATTTTCATCATAAACATGTTCACAAGGATGAGCATATTTGGTTAAATCCTGATAATGCAATGATTATAGCGGAAAGAGTAGTAGAAGAGATGTGTAAAATTATCCCGGGGCGCACCGAAGAGTTTTATGCAAGGCTTGAAAAATTCCGTAATGAAAACTTAAGAAAAGTCACTGAATTTAAAAGAAATGTGCCGAAAATCAAAAATACGGCTTTTTACACATTCCATAACGAATATGCCTATTTAACCGATTATTTTGGTTTAAAGCCGTTTATTGACTTTGATACACATCATCATGACGGTATGAGTATCGATAATGTTCGTGAGCTTAAAGCGCTTTCAGGTAACCGAAATGCATGCTTAATTATATCAAGTGAGCATAAGTCCCTGAAAAATATAGCATTCTTAAAGCAAAATAATATAAAATATGTGTTCTTAGACTCTGAGGCGACAAAAGAGGGAAATTATTACCAAATTGGCTATAAATATGCTAAAATTATGGAAGGTATTTATAATTCAATATTAAGCTGTAATGATTGATATAATTTTAAGCAAAATCAATAACTTAGCCGTTTGGGCGTGTGTGTTTGCATGTTTGCTGATAGTTTGTTTTTATTTAATGAAATTCAGCCTCAAAAAATATTACCGCCACATTTATCATAAGCATGGCATTGAAGGCTTCCAAAAGAAATACGGCAAAATATCTAAAATCTTTGCAAAGCCTGATGAAATATTAGGCTTAAAAAAACGCACTGCTGAATATTATCAGGAGCTTGAGTCTCAAAAAGATATGGTTTACATGCAAAATTATCAAGAGTATGTAAACCAAAATACTATGTATAAAGATGATGCTCAAATTGTTGGTATTAATGATCCAATAGGTCCGATGACCGAGAAAATTCATAGAGAAAGAGGCGGAAGAGGTATGTTTGGTTTCAATATTAACAAATTTATGAGTGGATATTGGGTAAATTATGTTATGATGGGTAAAGAAGGGCAGCGTGGCAAAGGCAATGATGGACAGTCGCGCTAAAGAAATTGTAGGAGGAAAGTCATATGAAAAAATTCACTATACCTTGTAATTTTGGTGGGCAAACTGCCCCATTTACTGTTTATATTGGCGCTCCGGAAGATAAGCACCATCCGCTACATTTTCAGGCAGACTGGTTATCTAAAGAAAGAGGCGGACAAATACCAGGCGAAGTCATGGACAGTATTGCAAAGCTTAAGGAAATTGCTGACCGTAATGGCGTTTCGTTTGAAGACCTTTGTGTATATGCTATTACTAGCGGTAACGCTGATGATGCAGCAATTGATGCTGGTCAGGAAGCACCAAAGGCATAAATAAACAATATTCATCAAATTTAATTGGAGCCTTAAGCTTCTTTTTGCTATAAAGAGATGACAACCTCAAAATAATAGCAATGAAATCAGTATTAGATCATATTAAAGACAGGGTTTTACCTTCCGAGTTTATAGGTAAATATGTTTCCCTAAAGAAAAAAGGGCATGAACATCAGGGCGTTTGTCCGTTTCATCAGGAAAAAACCCCTTCTTTTACCGTAAATGATGATAAAGGATTTTTCCATTGTTTTGGCTGCCATGTACATGGTGGTGTGATCGATTTTTTAATGAAAATCGAAAATCTTGATTTTAAAGAAGCCATTAAAAAACTAGGTAAAATGTATGGCATTGATACCAGGTTTACTGAAGAAAATGTTAAGCAAAATACTGAAATCACCCAAATTGAATCAGTATTAGAAACAGCAAAAAACTGGTTTTTAAAAGATTTTGAAAATAATACAAATGCTAAAAACTATCTATCAAATCGTAAGCTTTCACTAAATATTGCAAAAAAATTTGAAATTGGATCTACCCCTAAAAATTACTCTGATTTGTTGCCTTATTTAAGAAAAGTAGGATTTTCAGATGATATTATTGTTAAAGCTGGTCTTGCCTGGAAAAGTGATAACGGTAAGGTTGTTGATAGTTTTATCGATAGGGTGATGATACCAATATACAACCTTAAAGGTAAGGTTGTTGCATTTGGCGGAAGAACACTAGATATTCATAATAAAAATATTGCCAAATATAAAAACTCCCACGAATCCCCAGTTTTTAAAAAACGTGAAACGGTTTATAATTTGCATAGGGTAAAGCAGCAAAGATTAAATAAAGTGATAATTGCCGAAGGCTATATGGACGTTATAGCTTTTTCAAAAATTGGTATTGATTATGCTGTAGCCCCTCTGGGTACTGCACTTACGCCTGAGCAAATGCAGCTAATATGGAAATTTGATAAAGAGCCGATTTTCTGTTTTGACGGAGACAGTGCCGGTATTAACGGTATGTATAAAGCCTTTATAGGTTCAGTTGCGAAGTTTTTAACGCCTGAAAACGGTATTAAATTTATTATACTTCCTGATAATAAAGATCCAGACGATCTTATTAATAGTGACCCAAAGAAAATGGAAGATCTGCTTGCAAACCCTATGGAGATGGCAGATTTTATATGGCTTTATCATTTTGAAAGATCAGAGCTTCCAAAAACTATTGAAAATCTTACTAAAATTGATAACGAAATTCATAAAACT encodes the following:
- a CDS encoding DNA primase, with product MKSVLDHIKDRVLPSEFIGKYVSLKKKGHEHQGVCPFHQEKTPSFTVNDDKGFFHCFGCHVHGGVIDFLMKIENLDFKEAIKKLGKMYGIDTRFTEENVKQNTEITQIESVLETAKNWFLKDFENNTNAKNYLSNRKLSLNIAKKFEIGSTPKNYSDLLPYLRKVGFSDDIIVKAGLAWKSDNGKVVDSFIDRVMIPIYNLKGKVVAFGGRTLDIHNKNIAKYKNSHESPVFKKRETVYNLHRVKQQRLNKVIIAEGYMDVIAFSKIGIDYAVAPLGTALTPEQMQLIWKFDKEPIFCFDGDSAGINGMYKAFIGSVAKFLTPENGIKFIILPDNKDPDDLINSDPKKMEDLLANPMEMADFIWLYHFERSELPKTIENLTKIDNEIHKTIKEIGDSARREHFKAYLKQKLRAENFKLTRITSKWHSNKEIIPNVSVSTPQIVDKDQRWLAHAIYLLNKYHEELAHIDIDFGSLNDKHGLLEIEDVEILKEPPYKILIPSSINSENVIKYFNYYYKSYLLDLLNDNLQQHFHKGGFEDPKKTSLIQSEIVSCRRELELLKSELFI